A single genomic interval of Syntrophobotulus glycolicus DSM 8271 harbors:
- a CDS encoding M14 family metallopeptidase gives MRMLKVGLRGNDVAEVQALLKQRGFDPGPVDGIFGTKTEQAVRRFQNARGLSADGIVGPLTYQALQATSAPSTYTVQPGDSLYLISSRFGISLGALMAANPGVSSYDLQIGQRLNIPAAGGDIVTTTINYTYDVLNWDIWSLKDRYPALGVGVAGQSVLGRNLYYLRLGSGPNQVFFNASHHSLEWITTVLLMKFTENFLKAYTAGTAIRGYRPRDIWNRSSIYIIPMVNPDGIELVLNGLRSGNPYDESLIRWNNGSTNFSRVWQANIRGVDLNHNYDASWQLSKQAEAAYGITGPGPTRYSGPYPESEPESRTVADFTRARDFRLVIAYHSQGEVIYWNYQNMAGAAARNIGERFSAVSGYALDETTGIASYAGYKDWFIERYRRPGYTVEVGSGTNPLPISQFPQIYNANEELLLLASVITAS, from the coding sequence GTGCGTATGTTAAAAGTCGGTCTCAGAGGAAATGATGTCGCGGAAGTACAAGCGCTGTTAAAACAACGGGGCTTCGATCCGGGGCCGGTTGACGGTATTTTCGGCACAAAAACGGAGCAGGCGGTCAGACGGTTTCAAAACGCCCGCGGCCTGAGCGCGGACGGAATTGTCGGTCCCCTTACATACCAGGCGCTTCAGGCAACCTCCGCTCCTTCCACGTATACTGTCCAGCCCGGAGACAGCCTATATCTGATCAGCAGCAGGTTCGGGATCAGCCTGGGCGCGCTGATGGCCGCCAACCCCGGGGTAAGCAGCTATGACCTGCAAATCGGACAGCGGCTGAACATCCCGGCCGCCGGAGGGGACATTGTTACCACCACGATCAACTACACCTATGACGTCCTGAACTGGGATATCTGGAGCCTGAAGGACCGTTACCCGGCGCTGGGAGTGGGGGTCGCCGGGCAAAGCGTCCTGGGCAGGAACCTGTACTACCTGAGACTGGGCAGCGGCCCGAATCAAGTGTTTTTTAACGCTTCCCACCACTCTCTGGAATGGATCACGACAGTTCTGCTGATGAAGTTCACCGAAAATTTTCTCAAAGCCTATACCGCGGGGACCGCCATCCGGGGATACCGGCCGCGGGATATCTGGAACAGGTCCTCCATTTACATCATTCCCATGGTGAACCCGGACGGCATCGAGCTGGTGTTAAACGGACTGCGCAGCGGGAACCCCTATGACGAGTCTCTGATCCGCTGGAATAACGGCAGTACAAATTTTTCCCGGGTTTGGCAGGCCAATATCCGCGGGGTGGATTTGAACCATAATTATGACGCTTCCTGGCAGTTGTCCAAGCAAGCCGAAGCCGCCTACGGGATTACCGGCCCGGGACCGACCCGCTATTCCGGCCCTTATCCAGAGTCCGAACCGGAGTCCAGGACGGTGGCTGATTTTACCCGGGCCCGTGATTTCCGTTTGGTGATCGCCTACCACAGCCAGGGGGAAGTCATTTACTGGAACTACCAAAACATGGCCGGAGCAGCGGCCCGGAATATCGGCGAACGCTTTTCCGCCGTCAGCGGCTACGCCCTGGATGAAACGACCGGGATCGCCTCCTACGCAGGGTATAAGGACTGGTTTATCGAAAGATATCGAAGGCCCGGCTATACCGTGGAAGTCGGGAGCGGGACCAACCCTCTCCCCATTTCCCAATTCCCGCAAATCTACAACGCCAATGAAGAATTGCTCCTGCTGGCTTCCGTGATTACGGCCTCATAG
- a CDS encoding D-alanine--D-alanine ligase family protein, giving the protein MKIIVLAGGLSPERDVSLSSGALISNALIEKGHDVMLLDLYLGINNKHIEPAYINLKSNKTFSYLVPPEEPDLDAIKASVNNRGSLIGDGIIDLCKEADVVFLALHGSIGENGKLQAVLDINGIKYTGTGYVGSLLAMDKDLSKKLILSNNILTPHWKYVDLQTDTDFDDINYPCVVKPCSCGSSVGVTMVETPSELNSAIEFAKKYENSVIIEEKIVGREFSVGILNGEALPVIEIKPLIGFYDYKNKYQKGLTGEICPANISNEIRYLLQNSAVKVHNLLRLGFYSRIDFILDQSNNAYCLEANTLPGMTPTSLLPQEALANDITYSDLCEKIAFAI; this is encoded by the coding sequence TTGAAAATAATAGTATTAGCCGGTGGACTTAGTCCTGAAAGAGATGTTTCTCTTTCTTCGGGTGCGTTAATATCAAATGCATTAATCGAAAAAGGGCATGACGTAATGTTGCTTGATTTATATTTAGGGATAAATAACAAACATATAGAACCTGCATATATAAATCTAAAATCTAATAAAACCTTTTCGTACCTGGTTCCACCAGAGGAACCTGATCTGGACGCTATTAAAGCGAGTGTTAATAATAGAGGGAGCTTAATTGGTGATGGAATCATAGATTTGTGCAAAGAAGCTGATGTGGTTTTTCTTGCTTTGCACGGCTCAATCGGTGAGAATGGTAAATTACAAGCCGTTTTAGATATAAATGGGATAAAATACACAGGTACAGGTTATGTTGGCAGTCTTTTGGCAATGGATAAAGACTTATCGAAAAAGCTGATTTTATCAAATAATATTCTAACACCTCATTGGAAATATGTTGATTTGCAAACTGATACTGATTTTGATGACATCAATTATCCGTGTGTTGTTAAACCCTGTAGTTGTGGATCAAGTGTTGGAGTTACCATGGTTGAAACCCCTTCTGAACTCAATAGTGCTATTGAATTTGCTAAAAAATATGAGAACTCTGTTATTATTGAGGAAAAAATAGTCGGCAGGGAATTTTCAGTCGGGATTTTAAACGGGGAAGCATTGCCTGTAATTGAAATAAAACCATTAATTGGTTTTTATGATTACAAAAATAAATATCAAAAAGGTCTGACAGGAGAAATATGCCCAGCAAATATTTCGAATGAAATTCGTTATTTATTGCAGAATAGTGCTGTAAAAGTTCATAATCTTTTGCGATTAGGTTTTTATTCACGAATAGACTTTATATTAGATCAAAGCAATAATGCTTACTGTTTGGAAGCGAATACTTTGCCGGGAATGACACCAACAAGTTTATTACCACAGGAAGCATTGGCAAATGATATTACATATAGTGATTTATGTGAGAAGATAGCTTTCGCAATATAA
- a CDS encoding TetR/AcrR family transcriptional regulator, translated as MTKKMNPLIIKSQKWLVDALLSLMKQKAFSQITIREIAEKAELDRRTFYRHFSSKEDILNHYIDNLYKEYLSNLSKEPELTIYSISKIYFEFWENHLDFLLIIIQNHLQSFLLSKYNEYLPQIYNALESGIPLSTNSIYFQYALAFKSGGFWNILFEWAKNGAMQKPHEMANIVFKLVGNNLMESAD; from the coding sequence ATGACAAAGAAAATGAATCCTCTTATAATAAAATCTCAAAAATGGCTAGTGGATGCTTTATTAAGCTTAATGAAACAAAAAGCTTTTAGTCAAATCACTATAAGAGAAATTGCAGAGAAAGCTGAACTAGACCGCAGGACATTTTATCGGCATTTTTCTTCTAAGGAAGATATACTAAACCATTATATTGACAATCTATACAAAGAATATTTGTCCAACCTTAGTAAAGAACCTGAACTTACGATTTACTCTATTTCAAAAATATATTTTGAATTTTGGGAGAACCATCTTGATTTTTTATTAATCATAATTCAAAATCATTTGCAATCTTTTTTATTAAGCAAATATAATGAGTATTTGCCACAGATTTATAATGCGCTTGAATCCGGAATACCTTTATCAACAAATTCAATTTACTTTCAATATGCTCTTGCTTTTAAATCAGGTGGTTTTTGGAACATATTATTTGAATGGGCTAAAAATGGTGCAATGCAGAAGCCTCATGAAATGGCAAATATAGTTTTTAAACTGGTGGGAAATAACTTAATGGAATCAGCAGATTAA
- a CDS encoding flavodoxin family protein produces the protein MQIVIINGSPRSKGATGKILSMIKENLMSIDKSIQICFYNLGEIKPRFCDGCLSCYRTGFCHIKDDGIEEISKEIENSDGVIFGSPTYGSNISGQFKVFVDRAHLLVEQLLKNKPCITLTTYENAEGGAALSILKKLVRVSGGYVSGSLKIKVEHNKNPIDSTATHKLKIITERFYKDLQRAKKHRLGGGILNYIAFHFVLKPHAIRNKARYNRTLDRQRINSIKYLVDQ, from the coding sequence ATGCAAATAGTAATTATTAATGGAAGCCCTAGGTCTAAAGGGGCTACTGGTAAAATATTGAGTATGATAAAAGAAAATCTTATGTCTATAGATAAATCTATTCAGATTTGTTTTTATAATCTTGGGGAAATAAAACCAAGATTCTGTGACGGATGTCTAAGTTGTTATCGAACAGGTTTTTGTCATATTAAAGATGATGGCATAGAAGAGATTAGCAAAGAAATAGAAAATAGTGACGGAGTTATTTTTGGTAGCCCTACTTATGGAAGCAATATTTCCGGGCAGTTCAAAGTATTTGTAGATCGAGCTCATTTGCTGGTTGAACAACTCTTAAAAAACAAACCCTGCATAACGCTTACTACCTATGAAAATGCCGAAGGAGGTGCGGCTTTATCAATTCTTAAAAAGTTAGTCAGAGTATCTGGGGGATATGTCAGCGGCTCATTAAAAATTAAAGTGGAACACAATAAAAATCCAATTGATAGTACAGCAACTCATAAATTAAAGATAATAACAGAACGGTTTTACAAAGATTTACAACGTGCTAAAAAACATAGATTAGGGGGAGGAATATTAAATTATATAGCGTTTCACTTTGTATTGAAGCCACATGCTATTAGAAATAAAGCAAGGTATAATAGAACGCTGGACAGACAAAGGATTAATTCCATAAAATACTTGGTCGACCAATAG
- a CDS encoding DUF4368 domain-containing protein, which yields MNVTESETKESTKRCCGNGWRRRDSAEHEEEGGALIGRRITENNVTNADRKVDGLLEQIVSSENLNRAYKRVKGNKGAGGIDGMGVDELLQYLKESGEELRKSILAGKYRPAPVRRVEIPKEGGKKRKLGIPTAVDRVIQQAIAQVLSPIYEPKFVETSYGFRPGKSAHDALRKCQTYLEEGYVLSAVMHADERNRALSEQLRRYTEIKELTPAIVHEFIDRIIVHEPEQARGDRRQKVEIIYNNVGAVNRLALMGLGA from the coding sequence ATGAATGTTACCGAATCCGAGACAAAAGAAAGCACAAAACGTTGCTGTGGCAATGGCTGGCGCCGGAGGGATAGTGCGGAACACGAAGAGGAAGGTGGAGCGCTTATCGGCAGGAGGATAACTGAAAACAACGTCACCAACGCCGACAGAAAAGTAGATGGATTGCTGGAACAAATCGTCAGCTCGGAAAACCTGAACCGTGCATACAAACGTGTGAAAGGGAATAAAGGAGCCGGCGGAATCGATGGGATGGGAGTAGATGAACTTCTGCAATATCTCAAAGAAAGCGGCGAGGAACTCCGGAAATCCATACTGGCCGGAAAATACCGGCCAGCCCCGGTACGGAGGGTAGAAATACCCAAAGAGGGAGGGAAGAAAAGAAAACTGGGAATACCAACGGCGGTAGACCGTGTCATCCAACAGGCAATTGCGCAGGTGCTGAGCCCCATATACGAGCCAAAGTTCGTGGAAACGAGCTATGGATTCAGGCCAGGGAAAAGCGCTCATGATGCCCTCAGAAAGTGTCAGACCTATCTGGAAGAAGGCTATGTTTTATCGGCGGTCATGCACGCCGACGAGCGTAACCGGGCCTTATCGGAACAGCTTCGGAGATACACGGAAATCAAGGAACTGACCCCGGCAATCGTCCATGAATTTATTGACCGCATTATCGTCCATGAGCCGGAACAAGCGAGGGGCGACCGCCGCCAAAAAGTAGAAATTATCTACAACAATGTGGGCGCGGTTAACCGTCTGGCCCTGATGGGCTTAGGGGCGTAA
- a CDS encoding HD domain-containing protein, which produces MDKINHVLNSMISYYAGDARRINHFLKVYGFAKVIGAMEGLDNTTREILEITALTHDIGIKNSEIKYQSSNGSHQQIEGPPEAKKLLAALSVEQGIIERVCWLIAHHHTYKNIEGLDYQILVEADFLVNIFEDEMPISSIKNIREKIFKTRSGLKILDNLYPDNLK; this is translated from the coding sequence ATGGATAAGATCAATCATGTTCTTAATTCAATGATTTCATATTATGCGGGAGATGCAAGGCGAATTAATCACTTTTTAAAAGTATATGGCTTTGCAAAAGTAATCGGCGCAATGGAAGGACTGGATAATACTACCCGGGAGATTCTTGAGATTACTGCGTTAACCCACGATATTGGAATTAAAAACAGTGAGATAAAGTACCAGAGCTCGAATGGCAGCCATCAACAAATTGAAGGTCCGCCGGAAGCGAAAAAACTGTTGGCAGCTCTTTCGGTTGAGCAAGGGATCATTGAGCGTGTATGTTGGCTGATCGCCCATCATCATACTTATAAAAATATCGAGGGGCTGGATTATCAAATACTGGTTGAGGCAGATTTTCTCGTTAATATTTTTGAAGATGAAATGCCGATCAGTTCAATAAAAAATATTCGTGAAAAAATTTTCAAAACGCGATCAGGCTTAAAAATATTGGACAACTTATATCCGGACAATCTTAAATAA
- a CDS encoding ferritin: MISEKMEDLLNEQIQKELYSSYLYLSFEAYFASRNLDGFAHWFRVQAMEERDHALIFFNYINQVGGRVKLQAIPAPEWEFSTIEEVIQKQVDHERLVTALIYHIADQAIEERDHKTSSFIKWFIDEQAEEEANAEQSLSKIRLIGENDGRGILMLDAEMGARVYAVAAPLAAGNQAG, translated from the coding sequence ATGATCAGCGAAAAAATGGAAGACTTGTTGAACGAGCAAATTCAGAAAGAATTGTATTCTTCCTATCTGTACTTATCTTTTGAAGCTTATTTTGCGAGCCGGAATTTGGATGGCTTTGCCCATTGGTTCCGGGTGCAGGCCATGGAAGAAAGGGATCACGCTCTGATATTTTTTAACTACATAAACCAGGTCGGAGGACGGGTGAAGCTTCAGGCCATACCGGCGCCGGAATGGGAATTTTCCACCATTGAAGAAGTAATCCAAAAACAGGTGGACCATGAACGGTTGGTAACAGCGTTAATTTATCATATTGCCGATCAGGCCATTGAAGAGCGGGACCATAAAACGAGTTCCTTTATCAAGTGGTTTATCGATGAACAGGCCGAAGAAGAGGCGAACGCGGAACAGAGCCTAAGTAAAATAAGACTTATCGGCGAAAACGACGGACGGGGAATCCTCATGCTGGACGCGGAAATGGGGGCCAGGGTTTATGCCGTAGCGGCCCCGCTGGCCGCCGGCAATCAAGCGGGATAA
- a CDS encoding nitroreductase family protein, with product MDFITLAKERYSVRQFNPKPIEQEKLELVLKAGQLAPTAANVQPQRILVLNREAELVKLKECTPYHFNAPAALLVCYDKTVSWRRKYDQKDSGDVDASIVTTHMMLEAAAIGLGSTWVMYFDPEKMKEAYQIPDHFVPVALLVIGYPADDAAPAKMHRQRHAIDHTVFYHDFSGGEGQEEKDEI from the coding sequence ATGGATTTTATCACCCTGGCCAAAGAAAGGTATTCCGTGCGTCAATTTAACCCCAAGCCGATTGAACAGGAAAAGCTCGAGCTTGTGCTAAAAGCCGGACAGCTTGCGCCCACTGCCGCTAATGTTCAACCGCAGCGAATTCTTGTCCTGAACAGGGAGGCGGAGCTGGTCAAGCTGAAAGAATGCACGCCATACCACTTTAATGCCCCGGCGGCGCTGCTGGTCTGTTATGACAAAACAGTCAGCTGGCGGCGGAAATATGATCAGAAGGACAGCGGCGATGTGGATGCCAGTATCGTAACAACCCACATGATGCTGGAAGCGGCGGCCATTGGTTTGGGCTCCACCTGGGTCATGTATTTTGACCCGGAAAAGATGAAAGAAGCCTATCAGATACCTGACCATTTCGTGCCGGTTGCGCTGCTGGTCATAGGATATCCCGCTGATGACGCCGCCCCGGCCAAAATGCACCGGCAGCGCCATGCCATTGATCATACTGTGTTTTATCATGATTTTTCCGGTGGGGAGGGGCAAGAAGAGAAAGACGAAATCTAG
- a CDS encoding DNA-3-methyladenine glycosylase, with protein MNRLDREFYDRDSLIVAKELLGRVLVREAGGQRIAAKIVEAEAYMGIDDQAAHSYGGKRTPRVEVMYGESGFSYVFMIYGMHYCFNIVTREAGNPQAVLLRAAEPLDGLDIMAQSRFNKTYAQLTKNQIKGLTDGPGKLCKALRIDKNLNGEDLCGSKLYVEEGENEKFRIVSAKRVGVDYAGEAKDYPWRFYIEGNRYVSVK; from the coding sequence ATGAACAGACTTGACAGGGAATTTTATGACAGAGATTCATTAATCGTTGCCAAAGAGCTTTTGGGCAGGGTGCTTGTCCGTGAAGCAGGCGGGCAAAGAATTGCGGCTAAGATTGTCGAGGCAGAGGCGTATATGGGGATCGACGATCAGGCAGCGCACTCCTATGGCGGAAAAAGAACGCCAAGAGTGGAGGTGATGTACGGAGAGTCCGGGTTTTCTTATGTTTTTATGATTTATGGTATGCATTATTGCTTTAATATCGTGACCAGAGAAGCGGGCAATCCTCAGGCTGTTTTGCTCAGGGCCGCTGAGCCGCTGGACGGATTGGACATCATGGCGCAGAGCAGGTTCAACAAGACATATGCTCAGTTGACGAAGAATCAAATCAAAGGGTTAACGGACGGGCCGGGAAAATTGTGTAAGGCGCTCCGCATTGATAAAAATTTAAATGGGGAAGATCTGTGCGGGAGTAAACTGTATGTCGAGGAAGGGGAAAATGAAAAATTCAGGATAGTTTCCGCGAAACGGGTAGGGGTTGATTATGCCGGAGAAGCCAAGGATTATCCCTGGCGGTTTTATATCGAAGGGAACAGATATGTATCCGTAAAGTAA
- a CDS encoding glutamate-cysteine ligase family protein: MDQALVSEAVYEKYFVPTMKKRDKFIGVELEMPIVNLSGSAVDFSVVHKLTGAFAQHFQMHPTNIDDEGHICSLLNDENRDDLSYDCSYNNLELAMGRARDLNKIQERFLVYYSFIQDFFAPYGYTLTGMGVNPFRKINHGVPILNERYRMLFHYLGLYQNHRHPAFFHPYPDYGTFTSASQVQIDVDYSNLVDIVNVFTKLEPLKALLFANSVMPEDEPGMTCVRDMLWENSMHGLNPKNVGLHEQEFRNAGELLAYIKQTSMYCTMRNGRYLNFHPVPLLEYFASPSITGEYWNGRAYETVRIEPELSDLAYHRTFKFQDVTFRGTVEFRSCCCQPVADSMTVAAFHVGLAEVLGELKVLLDDEKVLSGNGLTTSELRRTFCRGKLPGFVDEEKLRLLELSVLDLAQKGLSQRGFGEEHFLKPLYDRVRRKSNPALDYLRSLENGAEVRDIVRSYAQI; the protein is encoded by the coding sequence ATGGATCAGGCACTTGTTTCCGAGGCTGTTTATGAAAAATATTTTGTTCCGACCATGAAAAAACGCGACAAATTTATCGGAGTGGAGCTTGAAATGCCGATTGTCAACCTCAGCGGGAGCGCGGTCGATTTTTCGGTGGTGCACAAGCTCACCGGCGCTTTTGCCCAACACTTTCAGATGCATCCGACAAACATCGACGATGAAGGCCATATTTGTTCCCTTCTCAATGACGAGAACAGGGACGATCTCTCCTATGACTGTTCCTATAACAATCTTGAGCTTGCCATGGGGAGAGCGCGCGACCTGAACAAAATACAAGAGAGGTTCCTGGTCTATTATTCCTTTATCCAGGACTTTTTCGCTCCCTACGGGTACACGCTTACGGGGATGGGCGTCAATCCGTTCAGAAAAATAAACCATGGTGTGCCGATTTTGAATGAACGCTACCGCATGCTGTTTCATTATCTGGGGCTTTACCAAAACCACAGGCATCCGGCTTTTTTCCACCCCTACCCCGATTACGGAACGTTCACCAGCGCCTCGCAGGTGCAGATTGATGTGGACTATTCCAATCTGGTCGATATCGTTAATGTCTTTACCAAGCTGGAGCCGCTCAAGGCCCTGCTGTTTGCCAACTCCGTGATGCCTGAGGATGAACCGGGAATGACCTGCGTCAGGGATATGCTCTGGGAAAACAGCATGCACGGCCTCAACCCTAAAAACGTCGGCCTCCATGAACAGGAATTCCGCAATGCCGGCGAGTTATTGGCTTATATTAAACAGACAAGCATGTATTGCACCATGAGAAACGGGAGATATCTCAATTTTCATCCCGTACCTCTGCTGGAATACTTTGCAAGCCCGTCTATCACGGGTGAATACTGGAACGGCCGGGCCTATGAGACCGTCCGGATCGAGCCGGAGCTGAGCGATTTAGCATACCACAGAACGTTCAAGTTTCAGGACGTCACCTTTCGCGGAACGGTTGAATTCCGGAGCTGCTGCTGCCAGCCGGTCGCCGACAGCATGACGGTTGCCGCTTTTCATGTCGGACTTGCCGAGGTGCTGGGCGAGCTTAAGGTTTTGCTGGACGACGAAAAGGTCCTCAGCGGCAACGGCCTGACGACATCCGAGCTGCGCAGGACTTTCTGCCGGGGCAAACTGCCCGGCTTCGTGGATGAGGAAAAGCTGCGGCTTCTTGAACTTTCCGTTCTTGACCTCGCCCAAAAAGGGCTGTCTCAGCGCGGCTTCGGCGAAGAACATTTTTTAAAGCCCCTGTATGACCGGGTCAGGCGAAAATCAAACCCCGCTCTGGACTATCTCAGGAGTCTGGAGAACGGGGCAGAGGTCAGAGACATTGTGCGCAGCTATGCCCAAATTTAA
- a CDS encoding M20 metallopeptidase family protein — translation MNISPAVSREMNYLVSIRRHLHKYPELSLKEQMTSAYVGEQLESMGISYRRVGETGILGIIEGGLGQGKTVLLRADMDALPIVEETGAAYSSQNHGVMHACGHDLHTASLIGAAKILQAGREAFAGKVLLVFQPAEEFGHGSKFFLQENITAGVDRAFGLHASPDFPVGSIAVTRGADAASCDYFKITVHGRDAHISKPKRGIDALYIACLIVTKLKTLVRQVVVDPQETALIGVGRISSGTTYNIIAGNAVIEGTVRTFQHETQDLLKQEIINLAEQTARSNGGRAVPEFETFTAPLINDDTAFEEICAVAEKILGAGSISTEKSNIIGFGSDDFAEYLRDTKGVYVHIGTANTTDPNTKASLHSSKFDIDEKALLVATELFCSYALFILQGR, via the coding sequence ATGAACATCTCACCTGCTGTTTCCAGGGAAATGAATTATTTGGTCTCCATCAGGAGACACTTGCATAAATATCCCGAACTGAGCCTGAAAGAGCAAATGACTTCCGCCTATGTCGGGGAGCAGCTGGAAAGTATGGGTATCTCCTACCGCCGGGTGGGCGAAACAGGAATTCTGGGGATCATTGAGGGCGGACTTGGCCAGGGAAAAACCGTACTGCTCCGGGCGGACATGGACGCCTTGCCGATCGTCGAGGAGACCGGTGCTGCTTACAGTTCCCAAAACCACGGCGTGATGCATGCCTGCGGACATGACCTGCATACAGCCTCGCTCATCGGCGCGGCCAAAATATTACAGGCCGGGCGGGAAGCCTTCGCGGGAAAGGTGCTCCTCGTTTTTCAGCCCGCGGAGGAATTCGGTCATGGTTCAAAGTTTTTTCTTCAGGAAAACATCACCGCAGGCGTGGATAGAGCCTTTGGCCTTCATGCTTCACCTGATTTCCCGGTCGGAAGCATCGCAGTGACGCGGGGGGCGGACGCGGCTTCCTGCGATTATTTTAAAATCACCGTTCACGGCAGGGACGCGCATATCTCCAAGCCCAAGCGAGGGATTGATGCTTTGTATATTGCCTGCCTGATCGTGACAAAGCTCAAGACTCTGGTCCGGCAGGTGGTTGTCGACCCTCAGGAGACAGCCCTCATCGGAGTCGGCCGGATATCTTCCGGTACCACCTATAACATCATTGCCGGGAACGCCGTCATTGAAGGCACCGTGCGGACCTTCCAGCATGAAACGCAGGACCTTTTGAAACAGGAAATCATTAACCTGGCCGAGCAGACCGCCCGGAGCAACGGCGGCAGGGCTGTGCCGGAGTTCGAGACCTTCACGGCGCCGCTGATCAACGACGATACGGCCTTTGAGGAGATCTGCGCGGTAGCGGAAAAGATCCTGGGAGCCGGCAGCATCAGTACCGAAAAGTCCAACATCATCGGCTTCGGGTCGGATGATTTCGCGGAATACCTGCGTGATACCAAGGGCGTCTATGTGCACATCGGAACAGCCAACACCACCGACCCGAACACAAAAGCCTCTCTGCACAGCAGCAAGTTTGATATTGACGAAAAAGCTTTGCTGGTGGCGACGGAGCTGTTCTGTTCATACGCCCTGTTTATTCTTCAGGGCCGGTGA
- a CDS encoding NUDIX hydrolase, with protein MGCGIQLQKFEKKIKVRFSAEKIFLPKAITAIMEDYWESLIAEGAQFRRGEVFSIVKIKEENDALEIFVQLTDYAHYLSTINNIIPAEYACRVIYTAAIVETKDGKLVFGEMAPGTSTPGRLQCAGGGLDYSDIQGQYIDLTHNVRKELLEELGLDVNNKQVVLDLKPEYLKAGGINNFLAAIFSVRLAITEAELKTLYSKHIDNLLSRDETPEFSSLVSLDREPSAVEKFLESDTRPKIDFLPPLLREKTVLGWQRGSRGDPKI; from the coding sequence GTGGGCTGCGGCATTCAACTGCAAAAATTTGAGAAAAAGATAAAGGTAAGATTCAGTGCTGAAAAGATTTTTTTGCCAAAGGCGATCACTGCAATCATGGAAGACTATTGGGAGAGCCTGATTGCTGAAGGAGCCCAGTTCAGACGCGGCGAAGTTTTCTCCATAGTAAAGATCAAAGAAGAAAACGATGCGCTGGAAATCTTTGTGCAGCTGACAGACTACGCCCATTACCTCAGTACGATAAATAACATTATTCCCGCTGAATACGCCTGTAGGGTAATTTATACGGCGGCAATTGTCGAAACCAAAGACGGCAAGCTGGTCTTCGGCGAGATGGCCCCCGGCACTTCCACACCCGGAAGGTTGCAGTGCGCCGGCGGGGGATTGGATTATTCCGATATCCAAGGCCAATACATAGATTTGACCCATAACGTAAGAAAAGAGCTGTTGGAAGAGCTGGGGTTGGACGTAAACAATAAGCAAGTTGTCCTGGATCTGAAACCGGAATACTTGAAGGCTGGCGGAATCAATAATTTTTTGGCGGCAATCTTTTCGGTCAGGCTTGCCATCACTGAAGCGGAACTGAAAACACTTTACAGCAAGCATATTGACAATCTGCTGTCACGAGACGAAACGCCTGAGTTCAGTTCTCTGGTCAGTCTGGACCGGGAACCCTCAGCTGTGGAAAAATTTTTAGAATCTGATACCAGGCCTAAAATTGATTTCCTGCCGCCTTTACTGAGGGAGAAAACTGTTTTAGGATGGCAAAGGGGGAGCCGAGGTGACCCGAAAATATGA
- a CDS encoding GNAT family N-acetyltransferase, whose translation MVGAARMLSDGICHGIIFDVGVLPEYQRLGVGKGLITEIQKGNGHLCIYLTSTFGNEDFYKKLGFKIHKTALAKYPYQSDYLLD comes from the coding sequence CTGGTTGGTGCGGCTAGAATGTTATCAGATGGAATCTGTCATGGGATAATTTTTGATGTTGGTGTTTTGCCCGAATACCAGAGGTTGGGGGTAGGTAAGGGTCTGATTACAGAAATACAGAAGGGCAATGGTCATTTATGTATTTATTTAACATCAACCTTTGGAAATGAAGATTTTTACAAAAAGTTAGGTTTTAAAATACATAAAACAGCTTTGGCTAAATATCCGTATCAGTCCGATTATTTGTTGGATTAA